The following coding sequences are from one Pseudomonadales bacterium window:
- a CDS encoding polyprenyl synthetase family protein, which produces MQLDTYLASAKVRVDECLSQAIDQQLETTAAYPNSLQRLAEASHYATANGGKRIRPALFFATLDALEETGLIMPNAEDCALIASSIECIHSYSLVHDDLPAMDDDDLRRGQASCHIAYDEATAILVGDGLQALAFELLSQTQLPATIQIQLVQALAQAAGNQGMVGGQAIDLASENQTITLTALEQLHRLKTGALIRAAVLMAAISMNASPSQRDALAQFANAVGLAFQVHDDVLDIESDTATLGKTQGADLALNKSTYPKLIGLAAAKAKASALLQQSLAALDQLGGDAEALRMIARFAVERQH; this is translated from the coding sequence ATGCAGCTTGACACTTATTTAGCCTCGGCCAAAGTGCGCGTTGACGAATGCTTAAGCCAGGCGATTGATCAGCAGCTAGAAACAACGGCGGCATATCCCAATAGCCTACAGCGCCTCGCAGAAGCCAGCCATTACGCCACTGCCAATGGCGGCAAGCGTATCCGCCCGGCATTATTTTTCGCCACCTTGGACGCCTTGGAAGAAACGGGTTTAATCATGCCCAACGCTGAAGACTGTGCTCTAATTGCTAGCAGCATAGAGTGTATTCACAGCTATTCTTTAGTGCACGATGATTTACCCGCGATGGACGATGACGATCTTCGCCGTGGGCAAGCTAGCTGCCATATCGCTTACGATGAAGCTACCGCGATTCTGGTTGGCGATGGCTTGCAAGCGCTTGCTTTCGAGTTATTGAGTCAAACCCAGCTACCGGCGACGATTCAAATCCAGCTGGTTCAGGCACTGGCTCAAGCAGCTGGTAACCAGGGCATGGTAGGCGGTCAGGCGATAGATTTAGCGAGCGAAAATCAGACCATCACGCTCACTGCATTAGAACAGCTGCACCGCTTAAAAACCGGCGCCTTAATTCGCGCCGCGGTACTGATGGCGGCTATTAGCATGAATGCTAGCCCCTCGCAGCGCGATGCATTAGCGCAGTTCGCCAACGCCGTAGGGCTTGCGTTTCAGGTGCATGACGATGTGCTCGATATCGAGTCGGACACCGCCACGCTAGGCAAGACCCAAGGCGCCGATCTCGCTTTGAATAAATCTACCTACCCAAAGCTTATCGGCTTAGCCGCAGCTAAAGCAAAAGCCTCGGCACTGCTGCAACAAAGCTTGGCCGCTCTTGATCAACTTGGCGGCGACGCTGAAGCGCTTCGGATGATTGCGCGCTTTGCTGTAGAAAGACAGCACTGA
- a CDS encoding exodeoxyribonuclease VII small subunit — MAGKKKLSFEQALDALNTTVAAMESGELSLEQSLAAFEKGIGLIKDCQASLDAAEQKVQQLIETQQGFDTSDFTLDE, encoded by the coding sequence ATGGCCGGCAAGAAAAAACTCTCATTTGAACAAGCACTGGATGCGTTAAACACTACCGTGGCCGCAATGGAATCTGGCGAACTCTCTTTAGAGCAGTCGTTAGCGGCGTTTGAGAAAGGCATTGGCCTGATCAAAGACTGCCAGGCGTCACTGGATGCAGCCGAGCAGAAAGTGCAGCAGCTCATCGAAACGCAGCAGGGTTTTGACACCAGCGACTTTACTCTCGACGAGTAA